A window of the Oscillospiraceae bacterium NTUH-002-81 genome harbors these coding sequences:
- a CDS encoding extracellular solute-binding protein, which yields MKRGVTGLFLLLATACVVGGCGAKKDAQIDASAQAAEGDAAEETADTQTDTESTDGEGTDSAGSGQDAQTGNAGDGAGGSSADGTTGEEAQPVSLTLWYTQPELEAYFTQAAADYEAQTGNSVTAVQVPALDYIEAINDASVKDGDYPDLFVATPDLLEKAKLAGLTQRANGDICSADNFSEKALTAVTYKDEKIAYPFYADTSVLVYNENYVSEAPGSIEDIQNFSENFEGDGQIQDIFVWNVNDIFVDFFTIGNYVNLGGTAGDRVQEMTLNSEEIRNCLTVYQELSQFFAIDRSAVSENQIVQDFADGKIVYAIVRDDSIQKLDELLADGQFSYGVAPVPDLNSELVVRPLSITHSLVVNGYTKHPAAADALAGYLTVTAADSLYEQTGNIPVKNNVTFANEKLPVVRAQYEEAVEVPKIMQMSSYWLLMESVFSDIWTGADVTERMAEAESSMLTALGQ from the coding sequence ATGAAACGAGGAGTGACAGGTCTTTTTTTGCTATTGGCGACTGCCTGTGTGGTGGGCGGCTGCGGCGCAAAGAAGGATGCCCAGATAGATGCGTCTGCCCAGGCGGCAGAAGGTGACGCCGCAGAGGAAACGGCGGATACGCAGACAGATACAGAAAGTACGGACGGTGAGGGCACAGACAGTGCCGGGAGCGGCCAGGATGCCCAGACCGGAAATGCCGGAGACGGGGCAGGCGGCAGCTCTGCGGACGGAACGACGGGGGAAGAGGCCCAGCCGGTGTCGCTGACGCTTTGGTACACCCAGCCGGAGCTGGAGGCGTATTTTACCCAGGCGGCAGCAGACTACGAGGCCCAGACCGGCAATTCGGTGACGGCGGTGCAGGTGCCTGCTTTGGATTACATTGAGGCCATCAACGATGCCAGCGTGAAAGACGGGGATTACCCGGATCTTTTTGTGGCAACGCCGGATCTTCTGGAGAAGGCCAAGCTGGCCGGGCTGACCCAGCGGGCCAACGGGGACATCTGTTCGGCAGACAATTTCAGTGAGAAAGCGCTGACGGCAGTCACCTATAAGGATGAAAAAATCGCCTATCCTTTTTATGCGGACACCAGTGTGCTCGTCTACAATGAGAATTATGTGAGCGAGGCGCCGGGCAGCATCGAGGATATCCAGAATTTCTCGGAGAATTTCGAGGGAGACGGCCAGATCCAGGATATTTTTGTGTGGAACGTCAATGATATTTTCGTGGACTTTTTCACCATTGGCAATTATGTGAATCTGGGCGGTACCGCCGGTGACCGGGTGCAGGAAATGACGCTGAACAGCGAGGAGATCCGCAACTGTCTGACGGTTTATCAGGAGCTGAGCCAGTTCTTTGCCATCGACCGGTCGGCGGTGAGCGAAAATCAGATCGTACAGGATTTTGCAGACGGCAAGATCGTGTATGCCATCGTCCGGGACGACTCCATTCAGAAGCTGGACGAGTTGCTGGCGGACGGCCAGTTTTCCTACGGGGTGGCGCCGGTGCCGGATCTGAATAGCGAGCTTGTGGTGCGGCCGCTGTCTATCACCCATTCTTTGGTGGTAAACGGTTATACGAAGCATCCGGCGGCAGCAGATGCCCTGGCAGGGTATCTTACCGTCACGGCAGCGGACAGTCTGTACGAGCAGACAGGGAACATTCCGGTGAAAAATAATGTGACCTTTGCCAACGAAAAGCTGCCTGTGGTGCGTGCCCAGTATGAGGAGGCCGTGGAGGTGCCGAAGATCATGCAGATGAGCAGCTACTGGCTGCTGATGGAGTCAGTATTTTCTGACATCTGGACCGGTGCGGACGTAACAGAGCGCATGGCTGAGGCGGAGAGCTCCATGCTGACGGCACTGGGGCAGTAA